From Toxorhynchites rutilus septentrionalis strain SRP chromosome 2, ASM2978413v1, whole genome shotgun sequence, a single genomic window includes:
- the LOC129771933 gene encoding uncharacterized protein LOC129771933 isoform X2 yields MSGEDDKINITIKEIRQGMSDTNRMESLVERQTKTFDKSNNKMSGATRRRMKRFIQRGYDKQQAREMALEKPPSDVPAKRPSNAMDLSGSSDGKPEPKRIKDTCKARPYNAGIGKTFSLPTGSKSANQSDVTIRVKVGILPKNYPVVELSTDQQNLIEDAIFDAVLLQRKEQLKPKFANCTYKPGYMIINCLDKPTSEWLMKLVPSLVPWKDAELLAVDESNIPKPDILVTIFPKSVKYDNNIIKALIESQNNNINTDAWRILKRSVINNLHIEWALTVDGASMKTLVNRGMTINYKFGQISFRKSNRSSGKPKTKDPEVSDEGKNPNSGQTGSTCSDLEGKTKGVKCVSGIQNSGSNKISACLFQRESSSTSSRRPEITAGCSKSFNDTTTNVQKQTSTKTIGSHSNQRDNLMPLKNGNQQNPQNTE; encoded by the exons ATGAGCGGTGAGGATGACAAAATAAATATCACCATCAAAGAAATTCGCCAAGGAATGAGTGATACTAATCGGATGGAGTCTTTGGTCGAACGCCAGACGAAGACATTCGACAAATCGAACAACAAAATGAGTGGAGCGACGAGGAGGCGCATGAAAAGATTCATTCAACGAGGCTATGACAAACAACAAGCCCGTGAAATGGCTCTTGAGAAGCCTCCATCTGATGTTCCGGCGAAAAGACCTAGCAATGCAATGGACTTGAGTGGCTCTAGTGACGGTAAACCTGAACCAAAGCGAATTAAGGACACTTGCAAAGCTAGGCCGTATAACGCTGGAATAGGAAAAACTTTCTCGTTACCCACTGGTTCAAAATCTGCGAACCAAAG CGATGTAACCATTCGTGTGAAGGTGGGAATACTCCCAAAAAACTATCCAGTAGTTGAGCTAAGCACAGATCAACAAAATCTTATTGAAGATGCAATTTTTGATGCTGTTCTACTTCAGCGGAAAGAACAACTGAAACCAAAATTTGCCAATTGCACCTACAAACCAGGGTACATGATTATCAACTGTCTCGACAAACCTACGTCTGAGTGGTTGATGAAATTGGTCCCTTCCCTAGTTCCGTGGAAAGACGCGGAGCTTCTGGCTGTCGATGAGAGCAACATTCCAAAGCCAGACATTCTTGTTACAATCTTTCCGAAGAGTGTAAAATACGATAACAACATAATTAAAGCGCTTATAGAGAGCCAAAATAACAACATCAACACTGACGCGTGGAGAATCCTAAAACGCTCAGTGATCAATAATTTGCACATCGAGTGGGCACTCACGGTCGACGGAGCATCAATGAAGACGCTAGTTAACCGAGGCATGACCATCAATTATAAATTTGGGCAAATTTCGTTCAGAAAATCAAATAGAAGTTCAGGCAAACCCAAAACAAAAGACCCAGAGGTCTCTGATGAAGGGAAGAATCCAAACTCTGGACAAACGGGCTCCACTTGTTCAGACCTAGAGGGCAAAACCAAAGGCGTCAAATGCGTCAGCGGTATACAGAACTCAGGGTCAAACAAGATCAGTGCCTGTTTGTTCCAGAGGGAGAGTTCAAGCACTTCATCAAGAAGACCTGAAATCACTGCTGGCTGTTCAAAAAGCTTCAATGATACCACTACGAATGTTCAGAAGCAGACCAGCACAAAGACAATTGGAAGCCACTCCAATCAGAGGGATAATCTCATGCCCCTGAAGAATGGTAACCAACAAAACCCACAAAATACAGAATAA
- the LOC129771933 gene encoding uncharacterized protein LOC129771933 isoform X1 yields MSGEDDKINITIKEIRQGMSDTNRMESLVERQTKTFDKSNNKMSGATRRRMKRFIQRGYDKQQAREMALEKPPSDVPAKRPSNAMDLSGSSDGKPEPKRIKDTCKARPYNAGIGKTFSLPTGSKSANQRFVNAKNCTSGLSKNLEGAKNCTQTNQLSYSDVTIRVKVGILPKNYPVVELSTDQQNLIEDAIFDAVLLQRKEQLKPKFANCTYKPGYMIINCLDKPTSEWLMKLVPSLVPWKDAELLAVDESNIPKPDILVTIFPKSVKYDNNIIKALIESQNNNINTDAWRILKRSVINNLHIEWALTVDGASMKTLVNRGMTINYKFGQISFRKSNRSSGKPKTKDPEVSDEGKNPNSGQTGSTCSDLEGKTKGVKCVSGIQNSGSNKISACLFQRESSSTSSRRPEITAGCSKSFNDTTTNVQKQTSTKTIGSHSNQRDNLMPLKNGNQQNPQNTE; encoded by the coding sequence ATGAGCGGTGAGGATGACAAAATAAATATCACCATCAAAGAAATTCGCCAAGGAATGAGTGATACTAATCGGATGGAGTCTTTGGTCGAACGCCAGACGAAGACATTCGACAAATCGAACAACAAAATGAGTGGAGCGACGAGGAGGCGCATGAAAAGATTCATTCAACGAGGCTATGACAAACAACAAGCCCGTGAAATGGCTCTTGAGAAGCCTCCATCTGATGTTCCGGCGAAAAGACCTAGCAATGCAATGGACTTGAGTGGCTCTAGTGACGGTAAACCTGAACCAAAGCGAATTAAGGACACTTGCAAAGCTAGGCCGTATAACGCTGGAATAGGAAAAACTTTCTCGTTACCCACTGGTTCAAAATCTGCGAACCAAAGGTTTGTTAATGCAAAAAACTgcacttccgggctttccaagaaCCTGGAGGGTGCTAAAAATTGTACACAAACTAACCAACTCTCTTACAGCGATGTAACCATTCGTGTGAAGGTGGGAATACTCCCAAAAAACTATCCAGTAGTTGAGCTAAGCACAGATCAACAAAATCTTATTGAAGATGCAATTTTTGATGCTGTTCTACTTCAGCGGAAAGAACAACTGAAACCAAAATTTGCCAATTGCACCTACAAACCAGGGTACATGATTATCAACTGTCTCGACAAACCTACGTCTGAGTGGTTGATGAAATTGGTCCCTTCCCTAGTTCCGTGGAAAGACGCGGAGCTTCTGGCTGTCGATGAGAGCAACATTCCAAAGCCAGACATTCTTGTTACAATCTTTCCGAAGAGTGTAAAATACGATAACAACATAATTAAAGCGCTTATAGAGAGCCAAAATAACAACATCAACACTGACGCGTGGAGAATCCTAAAACGCTCAGTGATCAATAATTTGCACATCGAGTGGGCACTCACGGTCGACGGAGCATCAATGAAGACGCTAGTTAACCGAGGCATGACCATCAATTATAAATTTGGGCAAATTTCGTTCAGAAAATCAAATAGAAGTTCAGGCAAACCCAAAACAAAAGACCCAGAGGTCTCTGATGAAGGGAAGAATCCAAACTCTGGACAAACGGGCTCCACTTGTTCAGACCTAGAGGGCAAAACCAAAGGCGTCAAATGCGTCAGCGGTATACAGAACTCAGGGTCAAACAAGATCAGTGCCTGTTTGTTCCAGAGGGAGAGTTCAAGCACTTCATCAAGAAGACCTGAAATCACTGCTGGCTGTTCAAAAAGCTTCAATGATACCACTACGAATGTTCAGAAGCAGACCAGCACAAAGACAATTGGAAGCCACTCCAATCAGAGGGATAATCTCATGCCCCTGAAGAATGGTAACCAACAAAACCCACAAAATACAGAATAA